Proteins found in one Roseovarius pelagicus genomic segment:
- a CDS encoding succinylglutamate desuccinylase/aspartoacylase family protein, with product MAKREAFEIGGQSIAPGTRATVDIPVSTLSDHTPVNLSVHVAHGRKPGPVMFVSAAVHGDEVIGVEIVRRLLKAKALKSMAGTLLAVPIVNTYGFLNNARYLPDRRDLNRCFPGGPEGSMASRLAHIFMTEVVLRAQVGIDLHSAAIHRTNLPQIRLSPGNARLAALGRAFGAPVMLNSKLREGSLRMAAEEAGIDVLLYEGGEGLRFDELAARAGVAGILRVMHELGMLAARAVPRTKARSVMCGGSSWYRAPAGGLFRGYLPTGATVAPGTVLGAVSDPFGEVETEVIADEEGIIIGRTNMPVVYEGEALFHIAETARAEAAAEGVSAHMDAAPLYDEDEII from the coding sequence ATGGCCAAACGCGAGGCGTTCGAGATTGGCGGGCAGAGCATCGCGCCGGGAACACGAGCGACGGTGGACATACCCGTTAGCACATTGTCGGACCATACGCCGGTCAATTTATCGGTGCATGTGGCACATGGGCGCAAACCGGGGCCGGTGATGTTCGTCTCGGCGGCGGTGCATGGCGACGAGGTGATCGGGGTCGAGATCGTGCGCAGGCTGCTAAAGGCCAAGGCGCTGAAGTCGATGGCGGGGACGCTGCTGGCGGTGCCGATCGTGAATACTTACGGATTTCTCAACAATGCGCGCTATCTGCCGGACCGGCGTGATTTGAACCGCTGTTTTCCCGGCGGGCCAGAGGGGTCGATGGCGTCGCGGCTGGCGCATATTTTTATGACCGAGGTGGTGTTGCGCGCGCAGGTGGGGATTGATCTGCATTCCGCTGCGATCCACCGCACCAACCTGCCGCAGATACGTCTGTCACCGGGAAACGCGCGATTGGCGGCCTTGGGCCGGGCCTTTGGCGCGCCAGTGATGCTGAATTCGAAGCTGCGCGAGGGATCGCTGCGGATGGCGGCCGAAGAGGCGGGCATCGACGTGCTGCTGTACGAGGGTGGCGAGGGGCTGCGCTTTGACGAACTGGCGGCGCGGGCGGGAGTTGCGGGCATCCTGCGCGTGATGCACGAACTGGGGATGCTGGCCGCCCGCGCGGTGCCGCGCACAAAGGCGCGCAGCGTGATGTGTGGCGGGTCAAGCTGGTATCGCGCCCCGGCGGGAGGGCTGTTTCGCGGGTACCTGCCGACCGGGGCCACGGTGGCACCCGGCACAGTACTGGGTGCCGTGTCAGATCCGTTCGGCGAGGTCGAGACCGAGGTGATCGCCGACGAGGAAGGTATCATCATCGGGCGCACCAACATGCCGGTGGTCTATGAGGGCGAGGCGCTGTTTCACATCGCTGAAACCGCGCGCGCCGAGGCCGCCGCCGAAGGGGTCAGCGCGCATATGGACGCGGCACCGCTCTATGATGAGGACGAGATCATCTGA
- a CDS encoding ribonuclease T2: MRPLLALILSTIALYATPTAADADRPGAFDYYVLALSWSPTWCAIEGDARDAAQCDPAADTGWILHGLWPQYHRGWPAHCQSAERPPNRTMTSDMADIMGSSGLAWYQWKKHGTCSGLSAPAYYALAREAYDRVNRPAVFRKLTQPVKLPASVVEEAFLKANPGWERDMLTITCRNGRIQEARLCLSKSLDPVPCGRDVIRDCTATDALFDPIR, translated from the coding sequence ATGCGCCCTTTACTGGCCCTTATCCTCAGCACAATCGCACTATACGCCACGCCGACCGCCGCAGACGCTGATCGGCCCGGCGCATTTGATTACTACGTTCTGGCGCTCAGCTGGTCGCCCACGTGGTGCGCCATCGAGGGTGATGCACGCGACGCGGCGCAATGCGATCCGGCAGCCGATACAGGCTGGATCCTGCATGGGCTGTGGCCGCAATATCACCGTGGCTGGCCAGCACATTGCCAATCAGCAGAACGTCCGCCAAATCGCACGATGACCTCTGACATGGCCGATATTATGGGCAGTTCGGGACTGGCTTGGTATCAGTGGAAAAAACACGGCACCTGCTCGGGCCTCAGCGCACCGGCCTATTACGCTCTGGCCCGCGAGGCTTATGACCGGGTCAATCGCCCCGCGGTATTTCGCAAGCTGACCCAGCCGGTGAAGCTACCTGCCTCTGTGGTCGAAGAAGCGTTTCTAAAGGCCAATCCGGGCTGGGAACGCGACATGTTGACCATCACCTGCCGCAACGGGCGCATTCAGGAGGCGCGACTGTGCCTGTCCAAATCGCTGGACCCGGTGCCCTGTGGGCGCGACGTTATACGCGATTGCACGGCGACGGACGCGCTCTTTGACCCGATCCGCTGA
- a CDS encoding DUF1013 domain-containing protein: MAKPLMAKATAVWLVDNTTLSFKQIADFTEMHELEVQGIADGDVAAGVKGFDPVANNQLTQEEIDSAEKNPLHKLKLKFNASAVGEEKRRGPRYTPLSKRQDRPASILWLVKFHPELADSQISRLVGTTKPTIQAIRERTHWNIANIQPIDPVALGLCKQTELDAAVQKAAAKKAREGEAMSDDERRKLLSTEQSLGMDAESRIPTAIEGLETFSLSDPEPEEKEKEFDADSLFNLPDSGDDDEDDDK; encoded by the coding sequence ATGGCAAAACCGCTAATGGCCAAGGCCACCGCTGTCTGGCTGGTGGACAACACAACGCTCAGCTTCAAGCAGATCGCGGATTTTACCGAGATGCACGAGCTGGAAGTGCAGGGCATCGCCGATGGTGATGTGGCGGCTGGCGTCAAGGGGTTCGATCCCGTTGCCAACAACCAGCTGACGCAGGAAGAAATCGATTCCGCAGAAAAGAATCCGCTGCACAAGCTGAAGCTGAAGTTCAACGCCTCTGCCGTGGGTGAGGAAAAGCGCCGTGGCCCGCGCTATACTCCGCTAAGCAAACGGCAGGACCGTCCGGCGTCGATTCTGTGGCTGGTCAAGTTCCACCCCGAGCTGGCAGACAGCCAGATCAGCAGGTTGGTGGGCACGACCAAGCCGACGATTCAGGCAATCCGCGAGCGCACACACTGGAACATCGCCAACATTCAGCCGATTGATCCGGTCGCGCTGGGTCTGTGCAAGCAGACAGAGCTGGACGCCGCCGTGCAAAAGGCCGCTGCCAAGAAAGCCCGTGAAGGCGAAGCGATGAGCGACGATGAGCGCCGCAAGCTGCTGAGCACTGAACAGAGCCTTGGTATGGACGCAGAATCGCGCATTCCGACGGCAATCGAAGGGTTGGAAACATTCAGCCTGAGCGATCCTGAGCCGGAAGAGAAAGAAAAGGAATTCGACGCCGACAGCCTGTTCAACCTGCCTGACAGTGGCGACGATGATGAGGATGACGATAAGTAA
- a CDS encoding ZIP family metal transporter, with translation MAETLTQALLLAGMAGATIPVGALLATQEKCLPGWLEDEFRHSVIAFGGGALFSAIALVLVPEGADRLAPLAVLFWFVAGGAFFCCVDRAIQNRGGTGAQLMAMLLDFVPEAMALGALIAGDPGVAVLMAGLIALQNLPEGFNAFREMQDAGRRTARILILFVMIVALGPISAWFGLTVLGDQPEVLGAIMLFAAGGILYLLFEDIAPGVRLERAWAPPLGAVAGFALGLAGHLMVA, from the coding sequence ATGGCCGAGACGCTGACACAGGCGCTGTTGCTGGCGGGGATGGCGGGAGCGACGATCCCGGTGGGCGCGTTGCTGGCAACGCAGGAGAAGTGTCTGCCCGGCTGGCTGGAAGACGAGTTTCGCCATAGTGTCATCGCCTTTGGCGGTGGCGCGCTTTTCTCAGCTATCGCATTGGTTCTGGTGCCTGAAGGGGCGGACCGGCTGGCACCGCTGGCTGTGCTGTTCTGGTTTGTGGCAGGGGGCGCGTTTTTCTGCTGCGTCGACCGGGCGATTCAGAACCGGGGCGGCACGGGTGCGCAACTGATGGCGATGCTGCTGGACTTTGTGCCAGAGGCGATGGCGCTTGGTGCGCTGATCGCCGGTGATCCGGGGGTCGCGGTGTTGATGGCCGGGTTGATTGCGCTGCAAAACCTGCCCGAAGGGTTCAACGCGTTTCGCGAAATGCAGGACGCCGGGCGTCGAACGGCGCGCATTCTGATCCTGTTCGTCATGATTGTCGCACTGGGGCCGATATCCGCGTGGTTCGGCCTGACCGTGCTGGGCGATCAACCCGAGGTGTTGGGGGCGATCATGCTCTTTGCTGCGGGTGGGATCCTGTATTTGCTATTCGAGGATATCGCACCGGGTGTCCGGCTGGAACGTGCCTGGGCACCGCCGCTGGGGGCAGTGGCGGGATTTGCGCTGGGGCTGGCTGGGCATTTGATGGTGGCCTAA
- a CDS encoding COQ9 family protein, with protein sequence MTEPDLTTEMLKAAATHVPFDGWSQISFDAAARDAGVAPGVARALFPRGAVDLALAYHAAGDAAMLARLEEADLADMRFRDRIAAAVRFRLEAVEDREMVRRGMALFALPHHAADGARAIWQTCDHIWTALGDTSDDINWYTKRATLSGVYGSTVLYWLGDDSDGHAATWAFLDRRIDNVMQFEKTKAKMRENPVLTRVLAGPLDLLSRIRAPQAGPMPNMPGHWNVASEKHGKQDQT encoded by the coding sequence ATGACCGAACCGGATCTGACCACCGAGATGCTGAAGGCCGCCGCGACCCATGTGCCGTTCGACGGCTGGAGCCAGATCAGTTTTGACGCGGCGGCGCGTGATGCCGGGGTGGCACCGGGCGTCGCGCGGGCGCTGTTCCCGCGTGGTGCGGTTGACCTTGCGCTGGCGTATCATGCGGCGGGGGACGCTGCGATGCTGGCGCGTCTGGAAGAGGCGGATTTAGCTGACATGCGGTTTCGTGACCGGATCGCCGCAGCGGTGCGGTTTCGGCTGGAGGCCGTCGAAGACCGAGAGATGGTGCGACGGGGTATGGCGCTGTTTGCCCTGCCGCATCACGCCGCCGATGGTGCGCGCGCGATCTGGCAGACCTGCGATCACATCTGGACGGCGCTGGGCGACACGTCCGACGATATCAACTGGTATACAAAACGCGCAACATTATCAGGCGTTTATGGCAGTACCGTTCTTTACTGGCTGGGCGATGACAGCGACGGGCACGCGGCGACATGGGCGTTTCTGGATCGGCGGATTGATAACGTGATGCAGTTTGAGAAGACCAAGGCGAAAATGCGCGAAAACCCGGTGCTGACCCGTGTGCTGGCCGGGCCGCTGGACCTGTTGTCGCGGATACGCGCGCCGCAGGCCGGGCCGATGCCGAACATGCCGGGCCATTGGAACGTCGCCTCGGAAAAACATGGCAAGCAAGATCAGACTTAG
- a CDS encoding L,D-transpeptidase yields the protein MLTRRHFVKTTAALFSTAIPAASLATSASAQSNWSSWDARVTPPNYDPATSNPWGLHPRFLPVRVEANDGLTPGDIHVDAVARYLYHIQDDGTAMRYGVAIARGNLYEPGTYIIRRKAKWPKWTPTAAMVKRDPEYAQFEDGVPGGPTNPLGSRAFYLYVGNRDTYLRIHGTPSPRSIGGRASSGCVRMVMAHIIGLYDHVNTGATAHLYAAESYTTATS from the coding sequence ATGTTGACCAGACGGCATTTTGTAAAAACGACAGCCGCGCTGTTTTCCACCGCAATCCCAGCGGCCTCGCTCGCAACATCTGCATCAGCACAAAGCAATTGGTCCTCATGGGACGCACGGGTGACGCCGCCGAATTACGACCCCGCCACGTCGAACCCATGGGGCCTGCATCCACGCTTTCTGCCTGTGCGTGTCGAGGCCAATGATGGGCTGACACCGGGCGACATCCATGTGGATGCAGTGGCCCGCTACCTGTACCATATCCAAGACGACGGAACGGCAATGCGCTACGGTGTCGCCATCGCCCGCGGGAACCTCTATGAGCCCGGAACATACATCATCCGGCGCAAGGCAAAATGGCCGAAATGGACCCCCACAGCAGCGATGGTCAAACGCGACCCAGAGTATGCACAGTTCGAAGATGGAGTGCCCGGCGGGCCGACGAACCCGCTGGGGTCACGCGCGTTCTACCTCTATGTGGGCAATCGCGACACCTATCTGCGCATTCACGGAACGCCCAGCCCACGTTCAATCGGGGGCCGCGCCAGCTCTGGCTGTGTACGGATGGTGATGGCACATATCATCGGTCTCTACGATCATGTGAACACCGGCGCGACCGCGCATCTCTATGCAGCCGAGAGTTATACCACCGCGACCAGCTGA
- the rpsU gene encoding 30S ribosomal protein S21, producing the protein MQVSVRDNNVDQALRALKKKLQREGVFREMKLKQHFEKPSEKKAREKAEAIRRARKLARKKAQREGML; encoded by the coding sequence ATGCAGGTTAGTGTACGCGACAACAACGTCGATCAGGCGCTCCGCGCCCTGAAGAAAAAGCTACAGCGCGAAGGTGTGTTTCGGGAAATGAAGCTCAAGCAACATTTCGAGAAACCATCCGAGAAAAAAGCGCGCGAAAAAGCTGAAGCTATCCGTCGTGCCCGTAAACTGGCACGTAAGAAAGCCCAGCGCGAAGGTATGCTCTAA
- a CDS encoding zinc ribbon domain-containing protein YjdM, which translates to MTDTLPPCPECASTYTYPVDALLNCPECGHEWSPETADSADEIRDSVGNVLADGDTVTVIKDLKVKGSSSVVKVGTKVRGIRLVDGDHDIDCKIPGFGQMSLKSQFVKKVSD; encoded by the coding sequence ATGACCGATACCCTGCCCCCGTGCCCCGAATGTGCCTCGACATACACCTATCCTGTGGATGCCTTGCTCAACTGCCCTGAATGCGGCCATGAATGGTCCCCCGAGACAGCAGATAGTGCTGACGAAATACGCGATAGCGTCGGCAACGTGCTGGCGGATGGCGACACTGTCACCGTCATTAAGGATCTGAAGGTCAAGGGATCATCATCCGTTGTAAAGGTCGGCACCAAGGTTCGCGGCATTCGTCTGGTCGACGGCGATCACGACATTGATTGCAAGATTCCGGGCTTTGGCCAGATGAGCCTGAAATCCCAGTTCGTCAAGAAAGTCTCTGACTGA
- a CDS encoding type III PLP-dependent enzyme, which yields MTMTAMFPGAIAPAAPIAFDEVADFIAASTFDKPTLVISRARVAAQYDALAAGLGRARIHYAVKANPAPEIIRMLVKRGSRFDAASRGEIELCLSQGAKGRDISFGNTVKRPADIAFAYDAGVTLFAADSEAEIDKIRDHAPEARVYLRVIVENSSADWPLSRKFGCARSALPGLLDYACGQGVKVAGLSFHVGSQTRRAEFWTPVLDQIAELWHAARAAGHDLTVLNLGGGFPASYENTVEGATPYAAAVMQAVAERFGDVPYIMAEPGRGLVAEAGHIAAEVMLVSRKSPDDLHRWVYLDIGMFSGLAETMGEAIRYVITTPRDGGEVGPCVLAGPSCDSADILYEQRPVMLPLALQCGDKVTIRTCGAYTSSYSSVGFNGFPPLDVIVL from the coding sequence ATGACCATGACCGCTATGTTCCCCGGCGCAATTGCGCCCGCCGCCCCCATTGCCTTTGACGAAGTTGCTGATTTCATCGCGGCATCCACCTTTGACAAACCGACGCTGGTGATCAGCCGCGCGCGCGTTGCTGCGCAGTACGATGCGTTGGCCGCCGGGCTGGGCCGCGCCCGCATCCACTATGCCGTCAAGGCGAACCCGGCGCCGGAAATCATCCGCATGCTGGTCAAGCGCGGGTCACGTTTCGACGCCGCCAGCCGGGGCGAGATCGAGCTGTGCCTGAGCCAAGGCGCCAAGGGGCGGGACATATCGTTTGGCAATACGGTCAAGCGTCCGGCGGATATCGCGTTTGCCTATGATGCGGGTGTTACCCTCTTTGCCGCCGACAGCGAGGCCGAGATTGACAAAATCCGCGACCACGCGCCCGAAGCGCGGGTGTACCTGCGGGTGATTGTTGAAAATTCATCGGCCGACTGGCCGCTGAGCCGCAAGTTCGGCTGCGCGCGTTCGGCGCTGCCCGGGCTGCTGGATTATGCCTGCGGGCAGGGCGTCAAGGTTGCCGGCCTGTCGTTCCACGTTGGCAGTCAGACCCGCCGGGCCGAATTCTGGACACCTGTGCTGGATCAGATTGCAGAGCTGTGGCATGCCGCCCGCGCGGCGGGGCACGACCTGACCGTGCTGAACCTTGGCGGCGGGTTTCCCGCCAGCTACGAGAACACGGTCGAGGGCGCGACACCCTATGCCGCCGCTGTCATGCAGGCCGTGGCCGAGCGGTTCGGTGATGTTCCCTATATCATGGCAGAGCCGGGCCGCGGACTGGTGGCCGAGGCAGGGCACATTGCCGCCGAAGTCATGCTGGTATCGCGTAAATCACCTGATGATCTGCACCGCTGGGTGTATCTAGATATCGGCATGTTCTCGGGTCTGGCTGAAACCATGGGCGAGGCGATCCGTTATGTCATCACCACGCCTCGCGATGGCGGTGAGGTTGGACCCTGCGTATTGGCCGGGCCAAGCTGCGACAGCGCCGACATCCTATATGAGCAACGCCCGGTGATGCTGCCGCTGGCGTTGCAATGCGGGGACAAGGTGACGATCCGTACCTGTGGTGCCTATACTAGCAGTTATTCGTCGGTTGGTTTTAACGGGTTCCCGCCGCTGGATGTGATCGTCCTCTGA
- a CDS encoding exo-alpha-sialidase has product MLGVVQYAALGLAAISICLSAWAIRRDTPLDWRFAVPQVVGTEAAPFFQTVLDYKAATGQAHSPSIARTDDGFDVLWFEGSKEAQADVDIFAASVTGGDGTWESDTPRRIVTRGALGAAFAPRQLVVTLGNTIENESLRGALYSTVVSVGGWAMASIAAIRMDGDMPQQARKLNLSPLLNRSHLVKSPMVEYADGSYALPVYFEMGQMHGVLARFGRDGRVRDTARIDGPNLHPIQPMIVPLSATHAVAFLRDFDIALGKLLISHTRDGGQSWSSVRATEIANPSAPVAALPLGGERILIAMNDDPARPDDLRLSLSEDGGETWRLLHSFTPEEGALRYPMLRDLHGGEFALTYSQGTKRGIKAHVFNTAWLATK; this is encoded by the coding sequence GTGCTGGGCGTGGTGCAATACGCGGCTCTCGGCCTCGCCGCGATCAGCATTTGCCTCAGCGCGTGGGCGATCCGGCGCGACACGCCGCTGGACTGGCGATTTGCGGTGCCGCAGGTGGTCGGGACCGAAGCCGCGCCTTTTTTCCAGACAGTTCTGGACTATAAGGCCGCGACCGGGCAGGCGCATTCACCCAGTATTGCGCGGACCGACGATGGCTTTGACGTGCTGTGGTTCGAAGGCTCCAAGGAGGCACAGGCAGATGTGGACATCTTTGCCGCGTCGGTTACGGGCGGCGACGGTACGTGGGAATCTGATACGCCCCGCCGCATTGTCACGCGCGGCGCTCTGGGCGCGGCGTTCGCCCCGCGTCAGTTGGTCGTGACGCTGGGCAACACGATAGAGAACGAGTCCTTGCGCGGCGCGCTCTATAGCACGGTGGTGTCGGTCGGGGGCTGGGCCATGGCCTCGATCGCGGCGATCCGCATGGATGGCGACATGCCCCAGCAGGCCCGCAAGCTGAACCTGTCGCCGCTGCTGAACCGGTCGCATCTGGTGAAGTCGCCAATGGTTGAATATGCCGATGGCTCCTATGCCCTGCCGGTCTATTTCGAGATGGGGCAGATGCACGGCGTCCTCGCCCGCTTTGGCCGTGATGGCCGGGTCCGCGATACCGCGCGGATCGACGGGCCGAACCTGCATCCGATTCAACCGATGATCGTTCCGCTCAGCGCCACACATGCCGTCGCGTTCCTGCGCGATTTCGATATCGCGCTCGGCAAGCTGCTGATCAGTCACACGCGCGATGGCGGCCAAAGCTGGAGCAGCGTACGCGCGACCGAGATCGCCAACCCCAGCGCGCCGGTCGCGGCATTGCCGTTGGGGGGCGAGCGCATCTTGATCGCGATGAACGATGACCCGGCGCGCCCCGACGATCTGCGTCTGTCGCTGAGCGAGGATGGCGGCGAGACATGGCGGCTGCTGCACAGTTTTACACCCGAAGAGGGCGCGCTGCGCTACCCGATGCTGCGCGACCTGCATGGCGGGGAATTCGCGCTGACCTATTCGCAGGGGACCAAGCGCGGGATCAAGGCGCATGTATTCAACACCGCATGGCTGGCGACGAAATGA
- a CDS encoding PAS domain-containing protein, translating into MNRDLARARWDIEGDTAMAQAVRQTRVPLCITDPALPDNPIVFANTAFCDLTGYALSEVVGRNCRFLQGPDTTQASIQAIRQMIDEGRVGTIEILNYRKDGSSFINALQIGPITDEAGKTVYFFGSQLDVTAKRNMEIQARKLADDEMLHRLRNIMNVMNVIIKMSTREESDANRLGAIISERLMTLSKVHFQTFDPTGTAGIGLGNMARTILSAYAPGGEQQFMLSGPEVELAVGLVSPLTLGLHELATNSVKYGALSAPRGSVDFSWTVHEDDRGRRVVCKWVEQGGRK; encoded by the coding sequence TTGAATAGAGATCTGGCTCGGGCACGTTGGGACATCGAGGGCGACACAGCGATGGCTCAGGCTGTGCGGCAGACGCGAGTCCCATTGTGCATCACCGACCCGGCATTGCCAGACAACCCGATAGTTTTTGCGAACACTGCGTTCTGTGATCTGACCGGCTATGCATTGTCTGAAGTTGTTGGCCGCAATTGCAGGTTTCTACAGGGCCCTGACACCACGCAAGCAAGCATCCAAGCGATCCGTCAGATGATAGATGAGGGGCGTGTCGGCACTATTGAGATCCTGAACTATCGAAAAGATGGGTCGAGTTTCATCAACGCATTGCAGATCGGCCCGATCACTGATGAGGCTGGGAAAACCGTTTATTTCTTTGGTTCGCAGCTGGACGTGACCGCCAAACGCAACATGGAAATTCAGGCACGCAAGTTGGCTGACGACGAAATGTTGCACCGCTTGCGCAACATTATGAATGTTATGAATGTCATCATCAAGATGTCCACCCGCGAGGAATCTGATGCGAACCGATTGGGGGCCATTATCAGCGAACGGCTGATGACGTTGAGCAAAGTTCACTTTCAGACATTTGATCCGACAGGGACGGCGGGGATAGGATTGGGTAACATGGCCCGGACCATTCTGAGCGCGTACGCACCCGGCGGCGAGCAGCAATTCATGCTGAGCGGGCCGGAGGTTGAGCTGGCAGTGGGGCTTGTTTCGCCATTGACGCTGGGATTGCACGAGTTGGCGACAAACTCGGTTAAATACGGGGCGCTCAGCGCACCGAGGGGCAGCGTTGATTTCAGTTGGACGGTCCATGAGGATGACAGGGGGCGACGTGTTGTTTGTAAATGGGTCGAGCAGGGGGGCCGAAAGTGA
- a CDS encoding NAD(P)H-quinone oxidoreductase, producing MTKTMNAVEITQPGGPEVLQMTQRPVPQPRVGEVVIKVAYAGVNRPDALQRAGAYAPPVGASDLPGLEASGEIAAIGAGVSEWAVGDAVCALLPGGGYAEYVATSAAHCLPVPAGMDLKEAACLPETFFTVWSNVFQRGGLKAGERFLVHGGSSGIGTTAIQLANVFGARVFTTAGSDEKCAVCTDLGAERAINYRNDDFVEVLRGEGGANLILDMVGGDYLPRNVKALADDGRLVQIAFLQGPKVTLNFAQMMMRRLTITGSTLRPQSVQAKADIAAALRRDVWPLLDAGRVAPVMDSSYALADAAAAHAHMESSTHIGKIVLEV from the coding sequence ATGACCAAGACGATGAACGCCGTTGAGATCACCCAACCCGGCGGCCCTGAAGTTCTGCAAATGACGCAGCGCCCCGTCCCACAGCCGCGTGTCGGCGAGGTGGTGATCAAGGTGGCCTATGCCGGTGTGAACCGCCCTGATGCTTTACAGCGCGCGGGTGCCTACGCGCCGCCCGTCGGTGCCAGCGATCTGCCGGGGTTGGAAGCGTCGGGAGAGATCGCCGCGATCGGCGCGGGTGTCAGCGAATGGGCTGTGGGCGATGCGGTCTGCGCATTGCTGCCGGGAGGTGGCTATGCCGAATATGTGGCCACATCGGCCGCGCATTGTCTGCCGGTGCCCGCGGGGATGGACCTGAAAGAGGCCGCATGCCTGCCCGAGACGTTTTTCACCGTGTGGTCCAACGTTTTCCAGCGCGGCGGGCTGAAGGCCGGCGAGCGGTTTCTGGTGCATGGTGGCTCGTCTGGTATCGGCACGACGGCGATCCAGCTGGCCAATGTCTTTGGCGCGCGGGTTTTCACCACCGCTGGCTCGGATGAGAAATGCGCCGTTTGCACAGATCTGGGCGCAGAGCGGGCGATCAACTATCGTAATGATGATTTCGTCGAGGTTCTGCGCGGCGAGGGCGGTGCGAACCTGATCCTCGATATGGTCGGTGGCGACTACCTTCCGCGCAACGTCAAGGCGCTGGCTGATGATGGACGACTGGTTCAGATCGCCTTTCTGCAGGGCCCGAAGGTAACGCTGAATTTTGCCCAGATGATGATGCGCCGCCTGACGATCACCGGCAGCACCCTGCGCCCGCAGAGCGTGCAAGCCAAGGCCGATATCGCGGCCGCCCTGCGCCGAGATGTCTGGCCGTTGCTGGATGCAGGGCGCGTGGCACCGGTCATGGACAGCAGCTATGCGCTGGCCGATGCCGCTGCGGCCCATGCGCATATGGAAAGCAGCACCCATATCGGCAAGATCGTTCTGGAGGTCTGA
- the recR gene encoding recombination mediator RecR — protein sequence MSSTRDIDSLIEMMAKLPGLGPRSARRAVLHLIRKRELKLMPLADLMQNVAATARECTRCGNVGSAEVCDICLAPKRANGMLCVVEDVADLWAMERAGVFKGRYHVLGGNLSALDQVGPEQLRIPHLIARIAEEQITEVILALGTTVDGQTTAHYIADQIENTVRLTSLAQGVPIGGELDYLDEGTITAALNARKEL from the coding sequence TTGAGTTCAACCCGCGACATCGATTCCCTGATCGAGATGATGGCAAAGCTGCCCGGCCTTGGGCCGCGCTCGGCACGGCGTGCGGTGCTGCATCTGATCCGTAAGCGAGAATTGAAGCTGATGCCGCTGGCCGACCTGATGCAGAATGTCGCGGCCACCGCCCGCGAATGCACCCGTTGCGGTAATGTCGGCAGCGCCGAGGTCTGCGATATCTGTCTCGCGCCCAAACGTGCGAACGGCATGCTGTGCGTCGTAGAGGATGTGGCGGATCTCTGGGCGATGGAACGCGCGGGCGTTTTCAAAGGCCGTTATCACGTGCTTGGCGGCAACCTCAGCGCGCTGGATCAGGTTGGCCCCGAACAGCTTCGTATCCCGCATCTCATCGCCCGGATCGCCGAGGAGCAGATCACCGAAGTGATCCTCGCCCTCGGCACAACCGTCGATGGCCAGACCACCGCGCATTACATCGCCGATCAGATCGAGAATACCGTGCGCCTCACCTCGCTCGCTCAGGGTGTGCCCATCGGCGGCGAACTGGATTATCTGGACGAAGGCACGATCACTGCCGCCCTGAACGCTCGTAAAGAGCTTTGA